From Desulfurella amilsii, the proteins below share one genomic window:
- a CDS encoding TolC family protein has protein sequence MHLRKTLFSISVLALFANTSYALSLSEVQSLSSNNNYQIKQYESLYESSKESKQSAFKNFLPNLSTNYSYTRLDQPPYQIANGNKLIMGSVNNYQWNVTITQPLFTGFYLLNKYKYAKYNESFSQANLEVIRNQIITNAKNAYFNVLYNQKILETRQLAVAQYESHLKDAESFYKQGLIPKVDLLKSQVAYSNAKQELKQAYANLTNAIAQLNQLLNEPIDKTHTFDQVADVVNLKTPLDSLYAQTDNRPDIKALSFAINKAKAQVGMVESSYYPQVQLKANYNRNGQNLDMNNNPYADNSIYSLNIIANWDIFDWGKTKNDVQAAKLQQIALENELAN, from the coding sequence ATGCACCTTAGAAAAACCCTGTTTTCCATATCGGTCTTAGCTTTATTTGCAAATACTTCTTACGCTTTATCTTTAAGCGAAGTACAGTCTTTAAGCTCAAACAACAACTATCAGATAAAGCAGTACGAATCGCTCTATGAGTCTTCAAAAGAGTCAAAGCAAAGTGCTTTTAAAAACTTTTTGCCAAACCTATCTACAAATTACTCATATACAAGACTTGATCAGCCACCATACCAGATTGCAAACGGCAATAAATTGATTATGGGCTCTGTTAATAACTATCAGTGGAATGTTACAATAACACAGCCTTTATTTACAGGCTTTTATCTGTTAAACAAGTACAAGTATGCAAAGTACAATGAATCATTCTCTCAGGCAAACCTAGAAGTAATAAGAAACCAAATTATAACAAATGCAAAAAATGCTTACTTCAACGTCCTATATAACCAAAAGATACTAGAAACTAGGCAGCTTGCTGTTGCCCAGTATGAATCACACTTAAAAGACGCAGAAAGTTTCTATAAACAAGGTCTTATCCCAAAAGTAGACTTACTAAAATCACAAGTAGCCTACTCAAATGCAAAGCAAGAGCTAAAACAAGCTTATGCTAACTTAACAAACGCTATAGCTCAGCTAAACCAATTGCTCAACGAGCCCATTGATAAAACACATACATTTGATCAGGTAGCGGATGTTGTTAACTTAAAAACACCCCTTGACTCACTTTATGCTCAAACAGACAACCGTCCAGATATTAAAGCACTATCATTTGCAATTAACAAAGCCAAAGCTCAAGTAGGTATGGTAGAGTCTAGCTATTATCCTCAGGTACAATTAAAGGCAAACTACAACCGCAATGGTCAAAACCTCGATATGAACAATAACCCATACGCCGATAACTCCATCTATAGCCTAAACATAATTGCAAACTGGGATATATTTGACTGGGGTAAAACAAAAAATGATGTACAAGCCGCAAAGCTACAACAGATTGCCCTAGAAAATGAACTGGCTAAT